GGGCGGCGACGAGGACCTGGCCATCGCTGCCCTGCTGCACGACGCGGTGGAAGACTGCGGCGGGCAACCGACCCTGAGGCTCATCCGTCGCCAGTTCGGACATCGCGTGGCCCGCGTGGTCGAGGAGTGCACCGACGCCGACACCATCCCCAAGCCTCCCTGGCGCGAGCGCAAGGAACGCTATCTTGCCCACTTGCCCCACGCTTCCGCGGACGGACGCATGGTCTCTGCCGCCGACAAGCTGCACAACGCCCGCGCCATCCTGTCTGACTACCGGTTGGTCGGTGACAACGTGTGGGAGCGCTTCAAGGGCGGGCGCGACGGAACACTGTGGTATTACCGCTCGCTGGTCGATACCTTCCGTGCCCTCGGCACCAACCGCGTGGTCGAAGAGCTGGCCAGGACGGTGGACGAGCTGGAAAGAACGATAAGCAATAAGCGATAAGCCGTAAGCCAAGAGCCAACAGCCAAAAGCCAAGAGCAAAGTCCTGACAGAATCTGTCGTTCGCCTGTCTCGTTGTGTCACTCTCCGGACCTTGCACTTCAGAAATCCGCAGTTTCTCAGTTACTTCGGTAATGGCACGCCGCTTGCTGAAGCGTGAACAGGCCTTCCAGGCATAGACCCTCCCCAAGGAAACACTGCAAGCCAACACACATCGCCCGTTCTTTACGGGTGAGGGGAGAGTCTTATGTCTGAAG
The sequence above is drawn from the Terriglobales bacterium genome and encodes:
- a CDS encoding HD domain-containing protein, whose translation is GGDEDLAIAALLHDAVEDCGGQPTLRLIRRQFGHRVARVVEECTDADTIPKPPWRERKERYLAHLPHASADGRMVSAADKLHNARAILSDYRLVGDNVWERFKGGRDGTLWYYRSLVDTFRALGTNRVVEELARTVDELERTISNKR